A window of Ktedonobacterales bacterium contains these coding sequences:
- a CDS encoding PPOX class F420-dependent oxidoreductase: protein MSKFLEAELEYLKTQRLGRLATVNARGAPQIAPVGFRYNEELDTIDIGGLNISETQKFRNVARNGLAAFVVDDVLPPWQPRGIEIRGHAEALTEGGQAILPHFSPELIRLTPRRIISWDATTKRRSARDIA, encoded by the coding sequence ATGAGTAAGTTTCTGGAAGCGGAACTGGAGTATTTGAAGACGCAGCGTCTGGGCAGGCTTGCCACTGTGAATGCGCGTGGCGCCCCTCAGATCGCGCCGGTGGGGTTCCGCTATAATGAGGAGTTGGATACCATTGACATTGGCGGGCTGAATATCAGCGAGACTCAGAAGTTTCGCAATGTGGCGCGTAATGGCCTCGCCGCGTTTGTGGTTGATGATGTCTTGCCCCCCTGGCAGCCGCGTGGTATTGAGATTCGCGGGCATGCGGAGGCGCTGACCGAAGGTGGGCAAGCGATTTTACCCCACTTCAGCCCGGAATTGATCCGCCTGACTCCCAGGCGTATTATCTCCTGGGATGCGACGACGAAGCGTCGTTCGGCCCGCGACATCGCATAA
- a CDS encoding pyridoxamine 5'-phosphate oxidase family protein has translation MGILTEDMQRVVNEQRLGYIATVCPDGTPNLSPKGTTTVWDDDHLIFADICSPNTVANLRQNPVLEINVVDTTLRKGYRFKGTATILADGPQFDEMVAFYRQRGTASPIQHIVLVKVARALPLISPAYDLGQSEAEVSSHWERYWDDLRQRRAAHK, from the coding sequence ATGGGCATCCTGACCGAAGACATGCAGCGGGTGGTCAACGAGCAGCGGCTGGGCTATATCGCCACCGTCTGCCCCGATGGCACGCCCAACCTCTCGCCCAAGGGTACCACCACCGTCTGGGACGATGACCACCTGATCTTTGCCGACATCTGCTCGCCCAACACCGTCGCCAACCTGCGGCAGAATCCGGTGCTGGAAATCAACGTCGTTGATACCACGCTGCGCAAGGGCTACCGCTTCAAGGGTACAGCAACCATCCTGGCCGACGGGCCGCAATTTGACGAGATGGTGGCTTTTTATCGCCAGCGCGGCACAGCCAGCCCGATCCAGCATATCGTGCTGGTGAAGGTCGCGCGCGCCCTCCCCTTAATCTCGCCCGCGTATGACCTGGGCCAGAGCGAAGCAGAGGTCAGCAGTCACTGGGAACGCTATTGGGACGACCTGCGCCAGCGCCGCGCGGCCCACAAATAA
- a CDS encoding alpha/beta hydrolase, with the protein MLEQTAPRSPSWRETTITTNGIRLHAAIKGERGPLVVLLHGFPECWYSWRQYLHPLAEAGFRAAAPDMRGYNLSDKPEGVLNYQLPILTSDVMGLIQALGEQKAIIVGHDWGGVVAWRFAMEYPEAVEKLVICNAPHPARMQAELRHVRQLRKSWYVFFFQLPWLPEALLGRNLALFLERGMRGSAVRKSAISDDDLRVYAEALSQPGALRAAINYYRAVVRWGIYLPNLPITAPTLLIWGEEDIALGKQLVVGTERYVRNLRVHAIPNCGHWVQQEAADEVKQVLLDFLRQDGG; encoded by the coding sequence ATGTTAGAGCAAACCGCGCCACGCTCGCCATCCTGGCGTGAAACGACTATCACAACCAATGGCATCCGACTGCACGCGGCGATAAAAGGCGAGCGCGGGCCATTGGTGGTCTTGCTGCATGGCTTCCCGGAGTGCTGGTATTCCTGGCGGCAGTATCTGCATCCGCTGGCCGAAGCGGGCTTTCGCGCCGCTGCGCCCGATATGCGCGGCTATAATCTGAGCGACAAGCCAGAGGGCGTGCTGAACTACCAACTTCCAATACTGACCTCTGATGTGATGGGGTTGATTCAAGCGTTGGGCGAGCAAAAGGCCATCATCGTTGGACACGATTGGGGCGGTGTCGTCGCGTGGCGTTTTGCGATGGAATATCCAGAGGCCGTTGAGAAGCTGGTGATCTGCAACGCGCCGCATCCGGCCAGAATGCAGGCGGAACTGCGCCACGTTCGCCAACTGCGCAAAAGCTGGTATGTCTTTTTCTTCCAACTTCCCTGGCTGCCGGAGGCGCTGCTAGGCCGCAATCTCGCGCTCTTTCTGGAGCGCGGCATGCGCGGCAGCGCGGTGCGCAAGAGCGCGATCAGCGATGATGATTTGCGCGTCTACGCCGAGGCGCTCAGCCAGCCGGGCGCGCTGCGTGCGGCAATCAACTATTATCGCGCGGTAGTTCGCTGGGGCATCTATCTGCCGAACCTGCCCATTACTGCGCCGACGCTGCTGATCTGGGGCGAAGAAGATATTGCGCTGGGCAAGCAACTGGTGGTGGGTACAGAGCGATATGTACGCAACCTGCGGGTTCATGCTATCCCGAACTGCGGGCATTGGGTGCAGCAGGAGGCTGCTGATGAGGTCAAGCAAGTGCTGCTGGATTTTCTGCGCCAGGATGGCGGCTGA
- the asnS gene encoding asparagine--tRNA ligase yields the protein MQIDSLSIRETLSQPAGRQIIVNGWVRTRRQSKAVSFVELNDGSSFKNLQIVIEQGALPPETDAALTTGSCIRATGDLVASPAAGQPVELRAREIFIYGTADPASFPLQKKGHSLEFLREIAHLRPRTNTFGAVFRVRNALAFAIHRFFQERGFLYIQAPVITASDAEGAGAMFGVTTLDLLNLPRDSDGKPDYTQDFFGSPTYLTVSGQLEAEIMALAFSQVYTFAPTFRAEDSNTPRHAAEFWMIEPEMAFYDLDDNRRLAEDFIKYQIRSIMEQCPDDLAFFNQRIEPGLLDALTHVLETPFEHISYTEAVKLLEQSGESFQYPAQWGMDLQTEHERYLTEQTFKKPIVVTDYPKQIKAFYMRENDDGQTVRAMDVLVPRIGEIIGGSQREERYDVLLRRIREMKLNEENYWWYLELRKFGAAPHSGFGLGFERMLMFVTGMKNIRDVIPFPRTPGNAAF from the coding sequence ATGCAGATAGATAGTCTCTCTATACGCGAAACACTGAGCCAGCCCGCCGGACGGCAGATCATCGTCAACGGCTGGGTGCGCACGCGCCGCCAATCCAAAGCCGTCTCGTTTGTCGAACTCAACGACGGCTCCAGCTTCAAGAATCTCCAGATCGTCATCGAGCAGGGCGCGCTGCCGCCAGAAACCGACGCGGCGTTGACGACGGGAAGCTGCATCCGCGCCACCGGCGATCTGGTCGCTTCGCCAGCGGCGGGTCAGCCGGTGGAACTGCGCGCCCGCGAGATTTTTATCTATGGCACAGCGGACCCCGCCAGCTTCCCGCTGCAAAAGAAGGGGCATTCGCTGGAGTTTCTGCGCGAGATCGCTCACCTGCGACCTCGCACCAACACCTTTGGCGCGGTCTTTCGCGTGCGCAATGCGCTGGCCTTTGCTATCCACCGCTTCTTTCAGGAACGCGGCTTCCTCTATATTCAAGCGCCGGTCATCACTGCCTCCGACGCCGAGGGCGCGGGAGCGATGTTTGGCGTGACCACCCTCGACCTGCTGAACCTGCCGCGCGACTCAGACGGCAAGCCCGACTATACGCAAGACTTCTTCGGCAGCCCCACCTACCTGACCGTCAGCGGCCAGCTTGAAGCCGAGATTATGGCCCTGGCCTTCAGCCAGGTCTACACCTTCGCCCCCACCTTCCGCGCCGAAGACTCCAACACGCCGCGCCATGCCGCCGAGTTCTGGATGATCGAGCCGGAGATGGCCTTCTATGATCTGGACGATAATCGGCGGCTGGCCGAAGACTTCATCAAATACCAGATTCGCTCCATCATGGAGCAATGCCCTGACGACCTGGCCTTCTTCAATCAGCGCATCGAGCCAGGGCTGCTTGACGCGCTGACGCATGTGCTGGAGACGCCTTTCGAGCATATCTCCTATACCGAAGCCGTCAAGCTGCTGGAACAGTCGGGCGAAAGCTTCCAATATCCCGCGCAGTGGGGCATGGACCTGCAAACCGAACACGAACGCTATCTGACCGAGCAAACCTTCAAGAAGCCCATCGTCGTCACCGACTACCCGAAACAGATCAAAGCCTTTTATATGCGCGAGAACGACGACGGCCAGACTGTGCGCGCTATGGACGTGCTGGTTCCGCGCATCGGCGAGATTATCGGCGGCAGCCAGCGTGAAGAACGCTACGATGTGCTGCTGCGCCGCATCCGCGAGATGAAGCTCAATGAAGAGAACTACTGGTGGTATTTAGAATTACGGAAGTTCGGCGCCGCGCCGCATTCCGGCTTTGGGCTGGGCTTCGAGCGCATGCTGATGTTTGTCACCGGCATGAAAAACATCCGCGATGTCATTCCCTTTCCGCGTACACCAGGCAACGCCGCCTTTTAA
- a CDS encoding DUF5615 family PIN-like protein, which produces MRFAADVNVPKPLLNRLQAAGHEIISIIEVGRRFSDRTILRTALEQQAVVLTFDKDFRYHTLQEKLPSLGVVLVRLARMRGEAETERVMQVISEYSERFWGHLIIIYPDRVEQYPL; this is translated from the coding sequence ATGAGGTTTGCGGCTGATGTCAACGTCCCCAAGCCCCTTCTTAACCGTCTACAAGCGGCGGGACATGAGATCATCTCTATAATCGAGGTAGGCCGAAGATTCTCGGATCGCACTATCTTACGCACCGCCTTAGAGCAACAGGCGGTGGTACTTACCTTTGATAAAGACTTTCGCTATCACACTTTACAAGAAAAGCTGCCATCGTTGGGAGTGGTCTTAGTGCGCCTGGCACGCATGCGCGGTGAGGCGGAAACCGAGCGCGTCATGCAGGTGATCAGCGAATACAGCGAGCGATTCTGGGGCCATCTCATCATCATTTACCCTGACCGCGTAGAACAGTACCCACTCTGA
- the tsaA gene encoding tRNA (N6-threonylcarbamoyladenosine(37)-N6)-methyltransferase TrmO gives MTPAEILEELKRLPATERLSIIEEALHLTREEMQQGGPFQLQPIGIVKSPISEEVVENWGEVVSEIVLNEAFAPGLQGLEQFSHVMVIFYMHQAHFDLARDLVRRPRGRDDMPSLGIFAQRPKLHPNPIGITAVQFVEVTGNILKVKGLDAINDTPVLDLKPYFPIFDRVDNARTPEWVDRLLQGYF, from the coding sequence ATGACACCAGCAGAAATCTTAGAAGAACTGAAGAGGCTCCCAGCTACAGAACGGCTGAGCATTATTGAAGAAGCGCTGCATCTTACCCGTGAAGAGATGCAACAAGGAGGCCCATTTCAACTTCAGCCTATCGGAATCGTCAAATCACCCATCAGCGAAGAGGTCGTTGAGAACTGGGGCGAAGTCGTCAGCGAAATCGTGCTAAATGAAGCGTTTGCTCCGGGCCTGCAAGGGCTGGAACAGTTCTCGCACGTCATGGTCATTTTTTATATGCACCAGGCGCACTTCGACCTTGCCCGCGATCTTGTCAGGCGTCCGCGTGGGCGCGACGACATGCCATCGCTGGGCATCTTTGCCCAGCGCCCCAAGCTGCACCCGAACCCCATCGGCATCACTGCCGTCCAATTCGTGGAAGTAACAGGCAATATACTCAAAGTCAAAGGGCTGGATGCCATCAATGACACACCTGTGCTGGACCTTAAGCCTTATTTCCCGATCTTTGATCGCGTGGACAACGCGCGCACGCCTGAATGGGTTGATAGACTCCTGCAAGGCTACTTTTAG
- a CDS encoding DUF433 domain-containing protein — MVEHPLIERDPEILSGKPVIKGTRMSVELILERLAGGHSVEEMLDDYPFLTREEIYAALEYAAEVVHEATRDQRVAS, encoded by the coding sequence ATGGTAGAACATCCATTGATCGAGCGCGATCCAGAGATTCTCTCAGGAAAACCTGTTATCAAGGGAACACGTATGAGTGTAGAACTTATTCTTGAGCGGTTGGCTGGAGGTCACTCTGTCGAAGAGATGCTAGACGATTATCCCTTCCTTACCCGTGAAGAGATATATGCCGCCCTTGAGTACGCCGCTGAGGTAGTCCATGAAGCAACTCGAGACCAGCGTGTGGCCTCATGA
- the accC gene encoding acetyl-CoA carboxylase biotin carboxylase subunit codes for MSMPGQWPFESVLIVNRGEIAVRIIRACRELGLKSVAVYSDADRAARHVRLADAAYHIGPAPARESYLNIPTLLEVARLSGAKAIHPGYGFLAENAAFADACAEAGLIFVGPTGDAMRAVGEKTSARRVAQKVGVPIVPGATAGLEDAREAARLAETLGYPVMLKAAAGGGGMGQRVVQRPEEIEASLRAARSEAASAFGDSEVYMEKAITPARHIEVQIIGDTHGSVVHLGERECSVQRRRQKLIEESPSVALGDELRASFAEAAIKVARAIGYTNAGTCEFLLGPDRQFYFLEVNTRLQVEHPVTEWRTGLDLVKEQLRVAAGLPLSFTQEQVRFRGHAIECRITAENPYNRFLPRGGTIAAYQEPGGPGVRVDSGAYAGMDVPLFYDSLLAKLITWGEDRLEAIARLRRALEEYTIAGVSTTIPFHQFAIEHPRFLAGDLSTGWVAETWGESGEKAAQDVPETEGALSPQAVAALAAALVDQDAGAAARRRIHPAGAQDGERSRWRDAGRRSALQGW; via the coding sequence ATGTCTATGCCGGGCCAATGGCCTTTCGAGAGCGTTTTGATTGTGAACCGGGGCGAAATCGCTGTGCGCATCATTCGCGCCTGCCGCGAGTTGGGGCTGAAGAGCGTGGCCGTCTATTCCGACGCAGACCGCGCCGCCCGCCATGTGCGCCTGGCCGACGCAGCCTATCATATCGGGCCAGCGCCCGCCCGCGAAAGCTATCTGAACATCCCCACACTGCTGGAAGTGGCGCGCCTATCGGGCGCGAAAGCCATCCATCCGGGGTACGGTTTTCTGGCGGAAAACGCCGCTTTTGCCGACGCCTGCGCCGAGGCCGGGCTGATCTTCGTTGGCCCAACGGGAGACGCCATGCGCGCCGTAGGCGAAAAAACCTCCGCCCGGCGCGTGGCTCAGAAAGTGGGCGTGCCTATCGTCCCCGGCGCGACGGCTGGCCTGGAAGACGCCAGAGAGGCGGCGCGGCTGGCCGAAACGCTGGGCTATCCCGTCATGCTCAAGGCAGCGGCGGGCGGCGGCGGCATGGGCCAGCGCGTCGTCCAGCGGCCCGAAGAGATCGAAGCCTCCCTGCGGGCGGCGCGCAGCGAGGCCGCCAGCGCCTTTGGCGACAGCGAAGTCTACATGGAAAAGGCTATCACGCCCGCCCGGCATATCGAGGTACAGATTATCGGCGACACACACGGCAGCGTCGTGCATCTAGGCGAGCGCGAATGCTCGGTGCAGCGCCGCCGCCAGAAGTTGATTGAGGAATCGCCCTCCGTTGCGCTGGGCGACGAACTACGGGCCAGTTTTGCCGAAGCGGCCATCAAAGTCGCCAGGGCGATTGGCTATACGAACGCAGGCACCTGCGAGTTCCTGCTCGGCCCTGATCGCCAGTTCTATTTTCTGGAGGTCAATACGCGCCTCCAGGTGGAGCATCCCGTCACCGAATGGCGCACCGGTCTTGATCTCGTCAAAGAGCAGCTTCGCGTCGCCGCCGGGCTGCCGCTCTCCTTCACCCAGGAGCAGGTGCGCTTCCGAGGCCACGCCATCGAATGCCGCATCACCGCTGAAAACCCCTACAACCGCTTTCTGCCGCGCGGCGGCACGATTGCCGCGTACCAGGAACCGGGCGGCCCAGGCGTGCGCGTGGACAGCGGAGCCTATGCCGGAATGGATGTACCGCTCTTCTATGATTCCCTGCTCGCCAAGCTGATTACCTGGGGCGAAGACCGCCTTGAGGCTATCGCCCGCCTGCGCCGCGCCCTGGAAGAATATACCATCGCGGGCGTCAGCACGACCATCCCATTTCACCAGTTTGCTATCGAGCATCCGCGTTTCCTGGCAGGCGATCTTTCTACCGGCTGGGTCGCCGAAACCTGGGGGGAATCGGGCGAAAAAGCCGCGCAAGATGTGCCAGAGACAGAAGGCGCGCTCAGCCCGCAAGCCGTCGCCGCGCTGGCCGCCGCGCTGGTGGACCAGGACGCGGGCGCAGCCGCGCGCCGCCGCATCCATCCGGCAGGCGCGCAAGACGGCGAGCGCAGCCGCTGGCGCGATGCTGGCCGCCGATCAGCCTTGCAGGGATGGTAG
- a CDS encoding dienelactone hydrolase family protein, which produces MCYDDNARPPLPPGEAGPAHGEEIVLTAADGNRFAAYVGHPAKPSHAQIIIYPDVRGLHQFYKELALRFAEVGITAIAIDYFGRTAGLTSRDDSFEFMPHVQQMKIESFTQDVKAAQDVLRQHNQAGKATFTVGFCMGGTLSFTTGMDKALGFAGVIGFYAGMSRDFGGKGTILDRAGEVTYPALGLFGGADQGIPVSNVEEFDKRLDATGFEHTIIIYPNAPHSFFDRRSADYASESADAWQQILTFIGAHTPQ; this is translated from the coding sequence ATGTGTTACGACGACAACGCCCGTCCACCCCTGCCACCGGGAGAAGCTGGCCCCGCGCATGGTGAGGAGATCGTCCTCACCGCCGCCGACGGCAATCGCTTTGCCGCCTATGTAGGCCATCCCGCCAAACCATCTCACGCGCAGATCATCATCTATCCCGATGTGCGCGGGCTGCACCAGTTCTATAAAGAACTGGCTTTGCGCTTTGCCGAGGTCGGCATCACCGCCATTGCCATTGATTATTTTGGCCGCACCGCTGGCCTGACCTCCCGCGATGACTCGTTCGAGTTTATGCCGCATGTGCAGCAAATGAAGATCGAGTCATTCACCCAGGATGTCAAAGCCGCGCAGGATGTGCTGCGCCAGCACAACCAGGCGGGCAAGGCTACCTTTACCGTTGGCTTCTGCATGGGCGGTACCCTCTCATTCACCACTGGCATGGACAAAGCGTTGGGCTTTGCCGGGGTGATTGGCTTTTATGCTGGCATGAGCAGAGACTTCGGCGGCAAAGGCACCATTCTGGACCGCGCCGGGGAAGTCACCTACCCCGCGCTGGGCCTCTTTGGCGGAGCCGACCAGGGCATCCCGGTCAGCAACGTCGAGGAGTTTGACAAGCGACTGGACGCGACAGGCTTCGAACACACCATCATCATCTACCCGAACGCACCGCACAGCTTCTTTGATCGCCGCTCTGCCGACTATGCCAGCGAATCAGCCGACGCCTGGCAGCAGATATTGACGTTCATCGGCGCGCACACGCCACAATAG
- a CDS encoding FHA domain-containing protein, with the protein MEYLNFDLEVGPGHAGSYPIAVRSPAGEAQITMRFPFDGPALESRLKDLRIALLRSGGVPRRSLSPEMSAVQDFGQRLFDALITEEVRSRYDVSRQHAEHQQFARKQETGLRLRLHLQSPELAVVPWEYLYDARQGEYVCLSRHTPLVRYLNLPQVLQPLKVEPPLRILGMIASPSDLEPLNIQHEKDRMREALKDLEAVKLVELKWLRGQTWQDLQKAMWGGPWHIFHFIGHGGFNPDTNEGVLALADEHGKTHLLNATELGRLLADHTSLRLALLNACEGAKGSELDLFSSTAATLARRGVPAVLAMQYDITDHAAIQCGRTFYSALAAAMPVDGAVAEARKAISMQVTNSLEWGTPVLYLRTQSSTLFDLPPQRADPPTLTIGSPIIHPPLPPAYLPMLLVLSIAQSAPPLRAQVRAEGTTIGREEGNDLVVPDDTVSKRHLRLAWHESAWQVIRLPQTGPLYVNGRQQDQTNLHPGDQLVIGGMVLRFERADAQWRVTNLGSEQAPLLLTPEPVPHLTVDWPGGRFVAPLREGSITVGRMPDRGLVVPVLPVSKEHALLYRASDGSYIIQDMGSTNGLTLQGTRIQQHRLQHGDRLVIGSQDQGQFVILAYATPRR; encoded by the coding sequence ATGGAGTACCTGAACTTTGACCTCGAAGTTGGGCCAGGCCATGCAGGCAGCTATCCGATAGCGGTTCGCTCGCCCGCAGGCGAGGCGCAGATCACCATGCGCTTTCCCTTTGATGGGCCAGCACTGGAAAGCCGCCTCAAGGATTTGCGCATTGCCCTCTTGCGTTCTGGTGGCGTGCCGCGTCGCTCCCTCTCGCCAGAAATGAGCGCGGTGCAGGACTTCGGCCAGCGCCTGTTTGACGCGCTCATCACCGAGGAGGTACGCAGCCGCTATGATGTGAGCCGCCAGCACGCAGAACACCAACAGTTTGCCAGGAAGCAGGAGACTGGCCTGCGCCTGCGGCTGCACCTTCAGTCGCCAGAGCTGGCGGTGGTGCCCTGGGAGTACCTCTACGATGCCCGCCAGGGAGAGTATGTCTGCCTCTCGCGCCACACTCCACTGGTGCGCTATCTGAATCTGCCCCAGGTGCTCCAGCCTCTCAAGGTCGAGCCGCCTCTGCGTATTCTGGGGATGATTGCCAGCCCCAGCGATCTGGAGCCGCTGAATATCCAGCATGAAAAAGACCGGATGCGCGAAGCGTTGAAAGACTTGGAGGCTGTGAAGCTGGTCGAGTTAAAATGGCTGCGCGGACAGACCTGGCAAGACCTACAGAAAGCGATGTGGGGTGGCCCCTGGCATATCTTTCATTTCATTGGGCATGGTGGGTTTAATCCCGATACCAATGAGGGTGTGCTGGCGCTGGCAGATGAACACGGCAAGACGCATCTGCTCAACGCGACGGAATTGGGCCGCCTGCTGGCCGATCATACGAGCCTGCGGCTGGCGCTGCTGAATGCTTGCGAAGGCGCGAAGGGCAGTGAACTCGACCTGTTTTCCAGCACGGCGGCGACACTGGCGCGGCGCGGCGTTCCGGCTGTGCTGGCGATGCAATATGACATCACCGACCACGCTGCGATTCAATGTGGGCGCACCTTCTACAGCGCCCTGGCCGCCGCGATGCCAGTAGACGGAGCGGTTGCCGAAGCGCGCAAGGCGATCAGCATGCAGGTGACGAACAGCCTGGAATGGGGCACGCCTGTCCTCTATCTGCGGACGCAGAGCAGCACACTCTTTGATTTGCCGCCACAGCGAGCAGACCCACCCACATTGACCATTGGTTCACCCATCATTCACCCGCCGCTGCCTCCTGCCTATCTCCCGATGCTGCTCGTCCTCTCGATTGCCCAGAGTGCGCCACCGCTGCGGGCGCAGGTGCGGGCCGAGGGCACGACCATCGGGCGCGAGGAGGGCAATGATCTGGTCGTTCCAGACGATACCGTCTCCAAGCGTCACCTGCGGCTTGCCTGGCACGAGAGTGCCTGGCAGGTGATACGCCTGCCTCAAACGGGGCCGCTCTATGTGAATGGACGCCAGCAGGACCAGACAAACTTACATCCCGGTGATCAACTGGTCATTGGGGGGATGGTCTTGCGTTTCGAGCGCGCTGATGCGCAGTGGCGCGTTACCAACCTGGGGTCTGAGCAAGCCCCGCTGCTGCTAACGCCTGAACCTGTGCCGCACCTGACAGTGGACTGGCCGGGCGGGCGCTTTGTAGCCCCGCTGCGCGAAGGGAGTATCACGGTAGGCCGCATGCCGGACAGGGGCCTGGTCGTTCCTGTCTTACCAGTCTCCAAGGAGCATGCTCTGCTCTATCGCGCCAGCGATGGCAGCTATATTATCCAGGATATGGGTTCGACGAATGGCCTCACCCTCCAGGGAACGCGCATCCAGCAGCATCGCCTCCAGCATGGAGATCGCCTCGTCATTGGCTCACAGGATCAAGGCCAGTTTGTCATCCTGGCTTACGCGACTCCTCGTCGGTAA
- a CDS encoding HAMP domain-containing sensor histidine kinase — protein MQSSVSFNHASPPTARIAPEDTRQPEQGRRVWRLPILFLVLVALVALVLALTSPDVRRTISGLTRLLSILFCLGCTLWLAARTPRGRTKWAWIFLALGQVSYAAGNIIMVLSFQNASPASASLADVFLLQLAPFTLVGVLLFPLLRISAAKQVRVILDVGIVLGALFGLALVFLIAPRYHSGAAVGVVFIGYPVVDFTLLLVLIVLLARGVQSSYRPVLFWLMGGFLCLMSADTAYNYLSLPDLHVGPAYAPGTFFVDPFWVAGVLALSLAPLSLLRSRQPRPQWAWGEGLTTRTPRLRASSAPSQLFLLVAPVLLLFGLLIAIQARPDRQGAVVPLLILTGLVVLLIITRQLLTTRDLLNALSANERAAQLDSLKDQFITSVNHELRTPLMTMQGYIELLADPEAQATPAKRLDMLERAQGACANLVHLVKSILDTRRIEEEAGDYTPEAVNVREVAQAALTLVDPLEADRTGRHVQLYIPADLAVWGDPVRVQQIITNLISNAIKYSSPETPIIIGARLIPDKSARFLSRVSASRAPGQMVEIAVQDQGLGIPPEQRELLFRRFVRLPRDIASSVHGNGLGLYLCRVFAQAMGGTVGVVSTGIPGEGSIFFLRLPAQTEEGPATLPEAGAVSMQGQPE, from the coding sequence ATGCAGTCCTCAGTATCGTTCAACCATGCTTCACCACCAACCGCGAGGATAGCGCCAGAAGACACCCGGCAACCGGAACAGGGGAGGCGGGTCTGGAGGCTTCCCATCCTCTTTCTCGTGCTGGTAGCCTTGGTGGCGCTCGTGCTGGCGCTTACATCGCCAGATGTTCGGCGCACTATCAGCGGACTTACCCGGCTCCTCAGCATCCTTTTTTGCCTGGGTTGCACCCTCTGGCTGGCCGCGCGCACCCCGCGCGGGCGCACGAAATGGGCCTGGATATTCCTCGCCCTTGGGCAAGTGAGTTACGCGGCTGGGAATATCATCATGGTTCTCTCGTTCCAAAACGCCTCGCCCGCCTCAGCCTCCCTGGCCGACGTTTTCTTATTACAGCTTGCCCCTTTTACATTGGTTGGCGTTCTTCTCTTCCCCCTGCTGCGCATTTCGGCAGCGAAGCAGGTCCGAGTTATTCTCGATGTGGGCATTGTACTGGGGGCGCTCTTTGGGCTGGCGCTGGTCTTCTTGATTGCCCCACGCTACCACAGCGGCGCTGCTGTTGGCGTTGTGTTTATCGGCTATCCGGTTGTAGATTTCACGCTGCTGCTGGTCTTGATTGTCCTGCTGGCGCGCGGGGTCCAGAGCAGCTATCGGCCTGTACTCTTCTGGCTGATGGGCGGCTTCCTCTGTCTGATGTCTGCCGATACCGCCTACAATTATCTCTCCCTGCCTGATTTGCATGTTGGTCCCGCCTATGCGCCTGGGACATTCTTTGTAGACCCTTTCTGGGTCGCCGGTGTCCTTGCCTTGAGCCTGGCGCCGCTCTCGCTGCTGCGCAGCCGTCAGCCGCGTCCCCAGTGGGCCTGGGGAGAGGGGCTGACCACGCGAACACCCCGGCTTCGGGCGAGTTCCGCGCCGAGCCAGTTGTTCTTGCTCGTCGCCCCGGTCCTGCTCTTATTTGGACTCCTGATCGCAATTCAGGCCCGGCCAGACCGACAGGGCGCTGTCGTCCCACTGCTCATCCTCACCGGACTGGTAGTGCTGCTCATCATTACCCGGCAGTTACTGACGACGCGCGACCTCCTCAATGCGCTCAGCGCCAATGAACGGGCGGCGCAGCTTGATTCGTTAAAAGATCAATTTATCACCAGTGTCAATCATGAACTGCGCACTCCGCTGATGACTATGCAGGGCTATATTGAACTGCTGGCCGATCCAGAAGCGCAGGCGACACCAGCCAAGCGGCTGGATATGCTGGAACGAGCGCAAGGGGCGTGCGCAAATCTGGTACATCTGGTGAAAAGTATCCTCGATACTCGCCGCATCGAAGAGGAAGCTGGCGACTATACACCCGAAGCGGTGAATGTCCGAGAAGTGGCTCAGGCGGCCCTCACACTTGTTGACCCGCTTGAGGCTGATCGTACCGGGCGGCATGTGCAACTCTACATTCCCGCAGACCTTGCTGTTTGGGGCGACCCTGTTCGGGTGCAGCAGATCATCACCAATTTGATCTCAAATGCAATCAAGTATTCCTCACCAGAGACGCCGATCATCATCGGAGCGCGGCTCATCCCCGATAAAAGCGCGCGCTTCCTCAGCCGGGTAAGCGCCAGCCGAGCGCCTGGGCAGATGGTGGAAATCGCGGTGCAGGACCAGGGCCTGGGCATCCCTCCAGAGCAGCGAGAACTGCTTTTTAGACGCTTTGTACGCCTGCCCCGCGACATCGCCAGCAGCGTGCATGGCAACGGTTTAGGACTCTATCTCTGTCGGGTATTCGCTCAAGCGATGGGCGGGACAGTCGGAGTCGTAAGTACCGGGATACCGGGAGAAGGCTCGATCTTCTTTCTGCGCCTGCCTGCCCAGACAGAAGAGGGACCTGCCACACTACCGGAGGCCGGGGCCGTAAGCATGCAGGGCCAGCCAGAGTAA